GTATTCAACCGCCTTTATCCCCTCATCTCCAATATCGAGCGTGTTATCATTGACATAAAGATTGATATGTTCAGAAATTACATCATCATCCATCTCCTGGGCGTAAGATCTGATATAGCTCATCGCTTCGTTTGGATTTTCAAAAGCATACTCGATACTCGATCTGAGCCATCTATTGAACTCATGAATCAGGTTGTATCCAAGCGATCGATCGATCACAATTCCACCAAGCGGTATCAAAAGCCCCGTCTCATCTTCCCACCACTTTCCAAGATCTATTACCGCTTTCAAGCCATAGATTGGGTATGTGAACCTCCCTTCATGGATTATAAGCCCACAATCAACATCCCCTGATCTAACAGCTGGCATGATTCTGTCAAAAGACATCACAACGGTCTCTTTGATCTCAGGCTCAAATAACTTCAGAAGCAGGTTTGCAGTTGTACAGGTGCCTGGTATTGCGATGCGCTTATTTTTAATCTCCTCCGGGTCGATCACCTCATTTGCAACGATCAATGGACCGCATCCTTCTCCAAGCGCGGCGCCTGCACGAAGAAGTGCATATCTCTCTCTTAAAAATCCAAAAGCATGAAACGAGACCTTTGTAACATTCAGGGTGTGCTTGAATGCCATCCTGTTCAGTGTTTCAACATCATCGATCACGGGTTTGAAGGTTACATCCCCTGTCGAGATCCGCCGGTGCATCAGTGCATAGAAGATAAAGGTATCATTCGGGCAGGGTGAGTATCCAACGCTCAACTTCACACTCAGAGAGAGCACACCAGAGGTCTTTAATATTTCGATCTCCTTCAATCGTCTGGTGAACTTTATGGTAAAGGTTGGTTTTCATGTCTCGATTGCAGGCTCAATCGATCGGGCGGTTGATCGGGCGGTTGAAGCTCAATGTGATACATTTCAGATCTTCTCACGAAATCCCAGAGGCTGGCAGAGTAAGGAGCTTTCACAAACTGCAATTAATAAGTTTATCGAGAAACTTGAAAGCTCGGGACTCTATCCGCCTGTTGTTCACATGCCTTACCTTCCAAACCTTGCATCACCCGATGAAGAGGTTTACAAAAAGTCTGTGAATGCACTCATTGCAGAGCTTGTAAGATGTCAGGAGCTCACGATTCCATATCTTGTCACGCATCTCGGCAGCCACAGAGGTAGCGGGATTGAGAAAGGATATGAGCGAGTTGCAGATGCGATAAAGACCGCGTTTGACGAGGTTGAAAATGATGTGATTATACTTCTTGAGACTACAGCAGGCACAAAAAACAGCATTGGAGGGTCATTTGAAGATATTAAAGCAATTATGAATCAAATTGATGATATAAACCGTATTGGCGTCTGCTTTGATACCTGTCATGTCTTTGTTGCAGGCTATGAGATTCGAACGACAGAAGGGCTTGAGAGAACGCTGAAGCATTTTGATGAGGTGATCGGGCTTTCAAAGCTCAAACTTCTGCATATCAATGATTCAAAAGGGGATCTTGGCTCGAGGCTTGACAGGCATGAACATATCGGGTTTGGCTATATCGGTGAGGATGGCTTCAGACTGATCCTGCACGATCCGCGCTTGCGGGATCTACCGATGATACTTGAAACTCCTGTCGATGAACGATGCGATGATCGTTGTAACATCGAGAAGGTGCGTGAGCTTGCAGGCTGATATCGAGAGGATCATCGAAGGGTTGAGTGAAGCATATCGAGATAAGAAGACTGCAGTTATGAAAGTATCCCAGGTTAATGATCCATATCTTGTTCTGATCTCGTGTATCCTGAGCCTGCGAACGAAGGATGAGGTCACAGCTTCTGCCTCTAAACGCTTATTTGCTCTTGCAAGAACCCCGGGGGAGATGGTCAAGCTTGAGGTGCGTGATATTGAAAATGCGATCTATCCTGTTGGATTTTATCGACGGAAAGCTAAACAGATCAAGGAGATCTCCCGTGTGCTTCTTGAAGATTATGATTCACAGGTTCCTGATGAACTGGATGAACTTCTGAAGTTCAATGGAGTTGGGAGAAAGACCGCAAATATCGTTATTACGGTTGGCTTTGGTAAGCCAGGGATTGCAGTTGATACGCATGTTCATCGCATCTCAAACAGGCTCGGGCTTGTTGAAACAAAAGATCCAGATGCGACCGAATTTGCCTTGAGGGCGATACTCCCAGAAAAATACTGGATCTCCTTCAATGACCTGCTTGTGATGCACGGACAGACGATCTGCGCCCCCATAAGTCCAAAGTGTAGCATCTGTCCGATCACAGCCTACTGTAAGAGAAATGGAGTTCTGAGATCACGATGAGTTTTTAGTAACCAGTCGAATCTTAACTCATAAGAGATAAATACACCCATTCAAATTAATAACCTCAAAGGGATGATTCAAACGTCCCATCTTTTATTACAGTTCAATCAAGGTGAGTATAGATAGAGGAGGTTTAAAGGAATGGGTTATGTAATTGCAGTATCTGGTAAAGGTGGGACGGGAAAAACACTCATCTCATCGCTTCTGATACGCCACTTCTCAAAGAAGACTCCTGTTCTGGCAATAGATGCCGATCCAGATTCGAATCTTCCAGAGGCACTTGGTGTTAAGGTTGAAAGAACGGTAGGTGATATCAGAGAGAGCATAACAGGGGAAGGTGTCGCTGCGTTTGAGGGAAAAATCCAGGAGGTACTTGTTGAAGAGCGCGACTTCGACCTCTTTGTCATGGGAAGACCTGAACAGGAGGGGTGTTACTGTGTTGTTAATAATATCCTCAGGGTTGCAATCGATTCACTATCCAAGAATTATGATATAACGATAATCGATTGTGAGGCAGGGCTTGAACACTTAAGCCGCAGGACAACACGAAATGTCGATTTCATGATTGTGGTTACTGACGCGACACGAAAAGGCATTCTCACCGCAAAGAGGGTGAAAGAGATTGCAGATGAACTCAATATAAAGTTCAAGAAAATTCGTGTTATCGTAAACCGTGTTGCACCAGAACTCAGAGAAGAAATGGAGAATGCACTTAATGAGGCGGGGCTTGAGGTGATTGGCTTCATACCGCATGATCCGATCGTAGCAGAGTATGACCTCAAAGGTAAAACCGTCTTCGAACTCCCGGAGGATACACCTGTAGTTCAATCATTCAACGAGATCGTATCAAAGATTGAGGAGGAACTTAAGACCTTATGACGTACCCCAGAGCACTTGCAATAGATCTTGATGGTACAATCGCTTTCAAAGACAGTAGAATAGATCCTGTTTGCATCGATCCACTCAGATCGCTTGTGAAGGATATTCCTGTGATAATCGCCACTGGGAACACGGTCTGCTATGCGATGAGTGCCGCGGTTCTTCTTGGAACAGATAGGACGGTGATCGCAGAGAACGGAGGAGTGATAAAAGTTGGTCGTGATGGGGTTGAGATTACGAACGGATACGGCGAGGGATGCAGACGAGCATACAATATCCTCAAAGAGGAGATGGAGCTTGAACCGCTCGACTGGGATCAACGAAGGAGTGATGTTGCGCTGAGACGGAATGTATCGGTGGATGAACTTTCAAAACGTCTCCGCCAGATCGATCCGTTTCTCGAGGTTGTCGACTCGGGACTTGCGCTACATATTAAAGATAAGCGCATAAACAAGGGAGAGGGTTTAAAAATAATATCTGAGATTATTGAGGTTGATCTTGCTGATTTTGCAGCGATCGGTGATTCAAATAACGATATTGAGATGCTGAAAATGGTTGGTATGGGATTTGCGGTTGGTAACGCATCGGATGCGCTCAAAGAGGTTGCAGACGTTGTTCTTGAGAATGAGTATGGCAGAGGTGTTCTTGAGGCGATCAGAATGTTTAAAACCGACGCAGTATAATTCCTTCTATCACTTTCGGTAGAAATCTGGTTGATTTTTGCGGCAGTGATCTTTTTTGAGTTGCAACTTCCTCTATAACTCCTATATCTGGTGGTTTAACGATGAAAGAAGCTGTGCATCTGCCCTGATCAACCCTCTCCATAGCATCACGTATCGTAGGCGAAAAAGAGATCTTACCACCTTCTTTTATCAACGGATCGATGATCATTTTCTGTAGCTTGAATATATCGAGATTGTTGAGGATCTGAAAACCTGCACCGCAATATACAGCTGAGTTTGCATCCTTCTCGTTCTTGAATGCTCTGATAAACTCATCATATCTC
This DNA window, taken from Candidatus Syntrophoarchaeum caldarius, encodes the following:
- a CDS encoding 1,4-dihydroxy-6-naphthoate synthase, which codes for MKEIEILKTSGVLSLSVKLSVGYSPCPNDTFIFYALMHRRISTGDVTFKPVIDDVETLNRMAFKHTLNVTKVSFHAFGFLRERYALLRAGAALGEGCGPLIVANEVIDPEEIKNKRIAIPGTCTTANLLLKLFEPEIKETVVMSFDRIMPAVRSGDVDCGLIIHEGRFTYPIYGLKAVIDLGKWWEDETGLLIPLGGIVIDRSLGYNLIHEFNRWLRSSIEYAFENPNEAMSYIRSYAQEMDDDVISEHINLYVNDNTLDIGDEGIKAVEYLFKMGEDAGILPHSNHSIFPE
- a CDS encoding endonuclease IV, whose translation is MVKVGFHVSIAGSIDRAVDRAVEAQCDTFQIFSRNPRGWQSKELSQTAINKFIEKLESSGLYPPVVHMPYLPNLASPDEEVYKKSVNALIAELVRCQELTIPYLVTHLGSHRGSGIEKGYERVADAIKTAFDEVENDVIILLETTAGTKNSIGGSFEDIKAIMNQIDDINRIGVCFDTCHVFVAGYEIRTTEGLERTLKHFDEVIGLSKLKLLHINDSKGDLGSRLDRHEHIGFGYIGEDGFRLILHDPRLRDLPMILETPVDERCDDRCNIEKVRELAG
- a CDS encoding endonuclease III produces the protein MQADIERIIEGLSEAYRDKKTAVMKVSQVNDPYLVLISCILSLRTKDEVTASASKRLFALARTPGEMVKLEVRDIENAIYPVGFYRRKAKQIKEISRVLLEDYDSQVPDELDELLKFNGVGRKTANIVITVGFGKPGIAVDTHVHRISNRLGLVETKDPDATEFALRAILPEKYWISFNDLLVMHGQTICAPISPKCSICPITAYCKRNGVLRSR
- a CDS encoding ATP-binding protein; protein product: MGYVIAVSGKGGTGKTLISSLLIRHFSKKTPVLAIDADPDSNLPEALGVKVERTVGDIRESITGEGVAAFEGKIQEVLVEERDFDLFVMGRPEQEGCYCVVNNILRVAIDSLSKNYDITIIDCEAGLEHLSRRTTRNVDFMIVVTDATRKGILTAKRVKEIADELNIKFKKIRVIVNRVAPELREEMENALNEAGLEVIGFIPHDPIVAEYDLKGKTVFELPEDTPVVQSFNEIVSKIEEELKTL
- a CDS encoding phosphoglycolate phosphatase, whose protein sequence is MTYPRALAIDLDGTIAFKDSRIDPVCIDPLRSLVKDIPVIIATGNTVCYAMSAAVLLGTDRTVIAENGGVIKVGRDGVEITNGYGEGCRRAYNILKEEMELEPLDWDQRRSDVALRRNVSVDELSKRLRQIDPFLEVVDSGLALHIKDKRINKGEGLKIISEIIEVDLADFAAIGDSNNDIEMLKMVGMGFAVGNASDALKEVADVVLENEYGRGVLEAIRMFKTDAV